A region from the Triticum aestivum cultivar Chinese Spring chromosome 3D, IWGSC CS RefSeq v2.1, whole genome shotgun sequence genome encodes:
- the LOC123078491 gene encoding uncharacterized protein isoform X2 has translation MAASEREAGLLARVAANHLFLAQFEPMRAALLSLRRRTDPDLAADFLRAVVASGGRVPGVLWSALPACPSSSHLAWLAVLELAALPSTPNPESLRLKAEFLILLQPIADDPATGVDARGTLVKLLDLGVARLKREVDDYGEPVEEVPVTEEDLRGLWGVVLDNAELFDALCAGVSRQIGLDSGFGVNVLLSLRRSVQLAHLDAMKALVMAGDVESATGHIRFLCLENGVEEDSYKVVLGDVVKKGWEKSSNYFGKWFESRNRIITIYGEALQSSSPQLVQLIQIILDDILSEEFEDHSISDAHWMPLPFKKFLETLWLERDADSDDRTILTEAIVSCKKDLFHYSRLSGKHVLEVIMETALSLIKREQLQEAVNVVSLFPLLQPLVAVLGWDILKGKTELRRKLMQLFWTSKSQALRLQEYSHYRAQTDETSCEEYLCDLLCFHLDLASFVSSVNSGHPWNLRNSLFSQKEQDSVVNAETLDPFVENMILERLAVQTPMRVLFDVVPGIKFQDAIELVGMQPLSSTTAASKRMHDIELMHMRYALQSVALSLGEMEKCAGDGNEHHYHIALSYLKEMQNFMEAIESTPRKIFMVSIVLSLLHMDDTIKLPQAAPPECSVNHDCCDSNTESEGKNMVISFVGLLLDILRHNVLFKGPDMDQLPSTGLSPAGRQALEWRLKHASHSIEDMDWRLSVLQRLPPLSGRQWSWKEALVVLRAAPSKLLNVCMQRANYGIGEEAVQRFSLPAEDKASLELAEWVAGAYRRALVEDALNRATDNPSVARESDILSFRAQLGPLTTILLCIDVAATSARSGDMCRFLLDEATSLLSEIFPGTSPKIGPTYWDQIQEVAIILVIKCILQRLSGILDLEGRPYLQVVFTEVSASLSTESSRVGQKQRPLGLLHQMIDDAFRGKRQFLNGKLHNVARAIVDEDSDKTYSKDGTKSEKKDALISEKGTVLGHGLRILKQASKTDPTASSVPESSSDHKGSTNRYLGHVSTKPSTYLSNFIIYIATIGDIVDGTDTTHDFNYFSLVYERPKDLLTRLVFEHGSTDAAAKVADTMGVDFVHEIISACVPPVLPPRTGQGWACIPILTTVSNIISENSSTVPKSLPPDQGWSPHDSLLSSRRDPLYPLQLNLVKHLAQLSSVRAVLACVFGSSILSGDSESSPTYVKDAMQTTEVERSFYEFALEQSERYPTLNRWIQMQSNLHRVSESAVAVKTENEVAVHQSKGKFSIKRAREPDSDAESELEDVVINGNAASSTLESPKHDDAKLEPTAFISFDWENEGPYEKAVERLINEGKLTDALAVSDRCLRNGASDKLLRLLIDQREERSLGTGQFRPYGSRNLGSNTWQYCLRLRDKKLAAQLALKYLHSWNLDAATNVLTMCICHLPENDPMRSKVLHMKQSLQRYGHIMSADDHYTRWQEVEVDCEDDPEGVALRLAAKGAVSAALQVAESASLSIDLRRELQGRQLVKLLTTDPLNGGGPAAASRFLSTLRDSNDALPVAIGAMKLLPDLRSKQLLVHFFLKRTVGNLSDAEIARLNSWALGLRVLSLLPLPSQQRCSSLHEHPQLILEVLLMMKQLESASLVLKEFPSLRDDKLIIAYAKKAISVNIDSTLREPRQTISAAREKEKKAAIPAKTNFVQSFGNFQREARKAFSWVPRDGGTKTPPKDIPRKRKSSGSGDRSSWEAMPGVQEEQTPVYPSEGQDRLPFVSAPEEWVLTGEPDRDNTTRSCHRYESSPDIALFKALLSLCTDESVAGKGALELCVTQMKVVLSSLQLPLNASMDNVARAYHATETYVQAISYSKNLLKKLTGSSDLSSGSERSRDADDVSVDAGSSSTGVQHQDELSDLLAQADMWLGRAELLQSLLGSGIIASLDDIAGKESSTSLRDRLVSDERYSMAVYTSKKCKIDAFPVWVAWGHALVRMEHYAQARVKFKQALQQFKGDAPPVVLDIINTIEGGPPVDVSSVRSMYEHVAKSAATIFDDSLSADSYLNVLYMPSTFPRSERSRQSRDSLDSQFSSANSYLEDGPRSNLDSVRYAECIHYLQEYARPQMLAFMFRHGHYAEACSLFFPSSEPTAEGETSLSSVPRSDPLTTDYGTIDDLCDLCLGYGAMSVLEDTILAITQSPTYHDTTVIQYMNTVLTRICNYCEMHRHYNYLYNFLVLKGDHVASGLCCIQLFMNSMSQEESLKHLGHAKTHFEEALSVRDRTIEATKLVSRTARNKSASEKLTREMIMKFSTRVSYQMDVVKVLNSVDGPQWKTSLFGNPTDPETLRRRCMVVETLAEKHFDLAFRMLHEFDLPVVDVYAGVAASLAERKKGGQLTEFLKNIRGTIEDDEWDQVLGAAINVYANKHKERPDRLIDMLISNHRKVLACVVCGRLKSAFQIASRSGSVADVQYVAHQALHANALPVLDMCKQWLAQYM, from the exons ATGGCGGCGTCGGAGCGGGAGGCCGGCCTCCTCGCCCGCGTGGCCGCGAACCACCTCTTCCTCGCTCAATTCGAGCCCATGCGCGCGGCTCTACTCAGCCTCCGCCGCCGCACCGATCCCGATCTCGCTGCAGACTTCCTCCGCGCGGTGGTCGCCTCGGGGGGCCGCGTCCCTGGCGTGCTCTGGTCGGCGCTGCCCGCCtgcccctcctcctcccacctcgcCTGGCTCGCCGTGCTTGAGCTCGCTGCCCTCCCTTCCACTCCCAACCCCGAGTCGCTCCGCCTCAAGGCTGAGTTTCTCATTCTTCTCCAGCCCATCGCTGATGACCCTGCCACCGGCGTCGATGCTCGGGGAACGCTCGTGAAGCTGCTGGATTTGGGGGTGGCGAGGCTGAAACGCGAGGTCGACGACTATGGGGAACCTGTCGAGGAGGTCCCGGTTACCGAGGAGGATCTGAGGGGGTTGTGGGGGGTGGTCCTCGACAATGCCGAGCTGTTTGACGCCCTGTGTGCGGGCGTTTCGAGGCAGATCGGACTGGACTCAGGTTTTGGTGTAAATGTGCTCCTGTCGTTGCGACGTAGCGTGCAGCTCGCCCACTTGGACGCCATGAAGGCGCTTGTCATGGCTGGTGACGTCGAAAGTGCTACTGGGCATATCCGGTTCCTCTGTTTGGAGAATGGCGTAGAGGAGGACAGTTATAA GGTTGTCCTAGGTGATGTTGTGAAAAAGGGTTGGGAAAAATCATCAAATTATTTTGGAAAATGGTTTGAATCGCGTAATAGAATCATTACAATTTATGGAGAAGCACTTCAGTCAAGCAGTCCCCAGCTTGTTCAACTAATTCAG ATCATTCTGGATGACATTCTTTCTGAAGAATTTGAAGACCACAGTATCTCTGATGCTCATTGGATGCCTCTTCCTTTCAAGAAGTTTCTGGAAACATTGTGGTTGGAGAGGGATGCTGATTCAGATGACAGGACCATTTTGACCGAAGCTATAGTATCCTGCAAGAAAGATCTGTTCCACTATTCTCGACTTTCTGGAAAGCATGTCCTTGAAGTTATCATGGAAACTGCTCTATCATTAATTAAGAGAGAACAGCTTCAAGAAGCTGTTAAT GTTGTTTCTTTATTTCCCCTTCTCCAGCCATTGGTTGCTGTATTGGGTTGGGATATTCTGAAGGGTAAGACAGAACTGCGGAGAAAGTTAATGCAGTTGTTCTGGACAAGCAAATCCCAAGCTCTGCGTCTACAAGAATATTCACATTACCGTGCACAGACGGATGAG ACATCCTGTGAGGAGTACCTATGTGACCTGTTATGCTTTCATCTGGATCTTGCATCCTTCGTTTCCAGTGTGAATTCTGGGCACCCTTGGAATTTGAGGAATTCATTGTTCTCCCAAAAAGAGCAAGATTCAGTTGTTAATGCAGAAACATTAGATCCTTTTGTTGAGAACATGATACTTGAGCGGTTAGCTGTTCAGACTCCCATGAGA GTGCTGTTTGACGTGGTCCCAGGAATAAAGTTTCAAGATGCAATTGAGCTTGTTGGTATGCAGCCACTTTCTTCAACAACTGCAGCTTCGAAAAG GATGCATGACATCGAGCTGATGCACATGCGATATGCTCTACAGTCAGTTGCCCTTTCTTTAGGGGAGATGGAGAAGTGTGCAGGTGATGGGAATGAGCACCATTATCACATAGCTTTGTCATATTTGAAGGAGATGCAAAATTTTATGGAGGCTATCGAAAGCACTCCACGAAAG ATTTTCATGGTCAGCATTGTATTATCATTATTACATATGGATGACACTATCAAGTTGCCGCAAGCCGCCCCCCCAGAGTGTTCTGTCAATCATGATTGCTGTGATAGTAATACTGAATCTGAAGGGAAGAACATGGTGATATCTTTTGTTGGACTTCTGCTTGACATACTTCGACATAATGTCCTATTTAAAGGCCCTGATATGGATCAGTTGCCAAGTACTGGTCTGTCACCTGCTGGCAGGCAAGCGTTAGAGTGGAGACTCAAACATGCCAGCCATTCCATTGAAGACATGGATTGGCGTCTATCTGTTCTACAACGCCTCCCACCTCTGTCTGGGCGACAATGGAGTTGGAAGGAGGCATTAGTTGTTTTACGTGCCGCTCCTTCAAAATTGTTGAACGT GTGCATGCAAAGGGCAAATTATGGTATAGGAGAGGAAGCTGTACAACGATTTTCTTTGCCTGCTGAGGATAAAGCTTCTCTTGAATTAGCTGAATGGGTAGCTGGTGCATACAGAAGAGCATTG GTTGAGGATGCTCTAAATCGGGCCACAGACAACCCAAGTGTTGCACGCGAATCAGATATTTTGTCATTCCGTGCTCAGCTTGGTCCTTTAACTACG ATTCTGCTTTGCATTGATGTTGCTGCAACTTCTGCTAGGTCAGGGGATATGTGTCGATTTCTTCTTGATGAG GCTACAAGTTTGTTATCTGAAATATTTCCAGGAACCTCCCCAAAAATAGGTCCAACTTATTGGGATCAGATTCAAGAAGTTGCTATCATATTAGTGATAAAGTGCATCCTTCAGCGCCTGAGTGGCATTTTAGATCTC GAAGGTCGGCCATATCTTCAAGTAGTTTTTACCGAAGTGAGTGCCTCTTTGTCAACTGAATCTAGCAGAGTTGGACAAAAGCAACGTCCACTTGGACTCCTGCATCAGATGATTGATGATGCCTTCAGAGGAAAGCGTCAGTTCTTGAATG GTAAACTTCACAATGTTGCAAGAGCTATTGTTGATGAAGATTCGGATAAAACTTACTCAAAAGACGGTACCAAGTCAGAAAAAAAAGATGCTTTGATATCCGAAAAAGGTACAGTCCTTGGTCATGGACTTAGAATCCTGAAGCAAGCATCTAAGACTGACCCAACAGCTTCAAGTGTTCCTGAAAGCAGTTCAGACCACAAAGGTTCTACAAACAGATACTTGGGTCATGTATCTACCAAGCCGTCGACATACTTATCAAACTTCATAATATATATTGCAACCATTGGTGACATAGTTGATGGAACTGACACGACTCATGATTTCAACTACTTCTCATTGGTGTACGAACGACCAAAAGAT CTTTTAACTCGTTTAGTTTTTGAGCATGGAAGCACTGACGCAGCTGCGAAGGTAGCTGACACAATGGGTGTGGATTTTGTGCATGAGATAATATCAGCTTGTGTGCCACCAGTTCTTCCTCCACGAACAGGACAAGGATGGGCTTGCATTCCTATTTTAACCACAGTTTCTAATATTATTTCTGAAAACAGTTCAACAGTTCCAAAGTCCCTCCCCCCTGATCAAGGATGGAGTCCACATGATTCATTGTTGTCTTCTCGCCGGGATCCGCTGTATCCTCTTCAGTTAAATTTAGTGAAGCATTTAGCCCAATTATCATCAGTAAGAGCAGTTCTGGCATGTGTGTTCGGAAGTAGCATACTATCTGGTGACAGTGAATCATCTCCTACTTATGTGAAAGATGCAATGCAAACCACTGAAGTTGAGAGGTCATTCTATGAATTCGCTCTTGAACAATCGGAGAG ATATCCAACTTTGAACCGGTGGATACAGATGCAGTCTAACCTTCACCGGGTATCTGAGTCTGCCGTGGCAGTTAAAACTGAAAATGAAGTCGCCGTGCATCAATCAAAAGGAAAATTTTCTATTAAGCGAGCTCGTGAACCTGACAGTGATGCTGAATCAGAGCTTGAAGATGTCGTCATAAATGGAAATGCCGCTTCAAGTACACTAGAATCCCCTAAACATGATGATGCTAAACTAGAGCCAACAGCTTTTATTTCTTTTGACTGGGAGAACGAAGGACCATATGAGAAAGCCGTTGAGAG GCTAATTAATGAAGGAAAACTAACTGATGCTCTTGCTGTATCCGACCGTTGTTTGCGCAATGGAGCGTCTGATAAATTACTTCGATTGCTCATTGATCAAAGGGAAGAAAGAAGTCTAGGCACAGGACAATTCCGCCCATATGGTTCCCGTAACTTGGGGAGTAATACTTGGCAGTATTGTTTGAGACTGAGGGATAAAAAACTTGCAGCTCAGCTTGCTCTTAA GTACCTGCACAGTTGGAACCTTGACGCTGCAACCAATGTTCTAACTATGTGCATCTGCCACTTACCTGAGAATGATCCTATGCGGAGTAAG GTGCTACACATGAAGCAATCTCTGCAACGGTATGGTCATATTATGAGTGCTGATGACCATTACACCAGATGGCAAGAG GTCGAAGTTGATTGTGAAGATGATCCAGAAGGGGTAGCACTTAGGCTTGCCGCCAAAGGAGCTGTATCTGCTGCTTTACAGGTCGCCGAAAGTGCCTCTCTGTCAATCGATTTGCGGAGGGAACTGCAAGGCCGCCAGCTTGTCAAACTTCTTACCACTGATCCACTTAATGGTGGAGGCCCAGCTGCGGCATCACGATTTCTATCGACCTTACGAGATTCCAATGATGCTCTTCCTGTTGCCATTGGTGCCATGAAGTTATTACCTGACTTGCGCTCAAAGCAGCTTCTT GTGCATTTTTTTCTCAAACGTACAGTTGGGAATTTGTCAGATGCTGAGATTGCTCGACTTAATTCATGGGCGCTGGGTCTTCGTGTTCTTTCCTTATTGCCATTGCCATCACAACAGCGTTGCTCTTCTCTGCATGAACATCCTCAGTTGATTCTGGAAGTACTATTGATGATGAAGCAACTCGAGTCTGCGTCTCTG GTTTTGAAAGAATTTCCATCCCTGAGGGATGACAAGTTAATCATTGCTTACGCTAAGAAAGCAATCTCTGTCAATATCGATTCTACTCTTAGGGAACCGCGACAAACCATCTCTGCggcaagagaaaaagaaaaaaaggctgcCATACCAGCTAAAACAAATTTTGTGCAGAGTTTTGGCAACTTTCAGAGAGAGGCACGTAAAGCATTCTCATGGGTGCCCCGCGATGGTGGCACCAAAACCCCCCCGAAAGATATCCCTCGGAAAAGAAAGAGTTCAGGCTCAGGTGATAGATCCTCTTGGGAAGCGATGCCTGGTGTACAGGAGGAGCAGACACCTGTTTACCCTTCTGAAGGACAAGATAGACTTCCTTTTGTTTCTGCTCCTGAGGAGTGGGTGCTTACCGGAGAGCCTGATAGGGATAACACAACTCGTTCATGTCATAGATATGAATCCTCTCCAGATATCGCACTATTCaag GCATTGCTTTCACTGTGCACTGATGAGTCAGTAGCCGGAAAAGGTGCACTTGAACTGTGTGTTACTCAGATGAAGGTTGTGCTAAGCTCCCTACAGTTGCCTCTCAATGCATCTATGGACAATGTAGCCCGGGCTTATCATGCAACGGAAACTTATGTGCAG GCAATCTCTTATTCAAAAAATCTACTAAAAAAGCTCACCGGGAGTAGTGATTTGTCAAGTGGCTCTGAAAGAAGTAGAGATGCTGATGATGTTTCTGTGGACGCTGGCAGTTCAAGCACTGGGGTCCAACATCAAGATGAGCTGTCTGATCTCCTTGCTCAAGCAGATATGTGGCTAGGGCGTGCTGAGCTTCTTCAAAGCCTGCTGGGATCAGGTATTATTGCATCACTTGATGATATTGCTGGCAAAGAGTCTTCAACTAGTCTACGTGACAGGCTGGTCAGTGATGAGCGATACAGCATGGCTGTATATACTTCTAAGAAGTGCAAG ATTGATGCTTTTCCAGTGTGGGTTGCTTGGGGCCATGCTCTAGTTCGAATGGAACACTACGCTCAAGCCCGTGTGAAATTTAA GCAAGCTCTTCAACAGTTCAAAGGTGATGCGCCTCCTGTTGTCCTtgatatcattaacacaattgaagGGGGTCCTCCTGTTGATGTTTCTTCTGTCCGCTCTAT GTATGAACATGTAGCAAAAAGTGCAGCAACCATCTTCGATGATTCCCTTTCTGCTGATTCTTATCTTAATGTTCTATATATGCCATCCACATTCCCACGATCTGAGAGGTCCAGGCAATCCAGAGATTCTCTAGATAGCCAATTTTCGTCTGCTAACTCATACCTTGAAGATGGTCCTCGCAGCAATCTTGATAGCGTCCGATATGCAGAGTGTATTCATTACTTGCAGGAA TATGCTCGCCCACAAATGCTTGCTTTCATGTTCAGGCATGGCCATTATGCAGAAGCATGCTCTCTATTCTTTCCATCCAGTGAACCAACCGCAGAAGGGGAAACATCTTTGTCTTCAGTTCCTCGGAGTGATCCTTTAACAACTGATTATGGGACAATTGATGACCTGTGTGATCTATGTCTTGGATATGGTGCTATGTCTGTATTGGAGGATACAATATTGGCAATAACTCAATCCCCGACATATCATGACACAACTGTGATTCAGTACATGAACACTGTTCTCACCCGCATTTGTAACTACTGTGAAATGCATCGGCACTATAATTATCTTTACAACTTTCTG GTTCTAAAAGGTGACCATGTGGCTTCTGGCCTTTGCTGTATTCAGTTATTCATGAATTCAATGTCCCAAGAGGAATCTCTGAAGCATTTGGGACATGCCAAG ACACATTTTGAGGAAGCTTTATCTGTACGAGATAGAACAATTGAGGCTACAAAATTGGTATCACGGACTGCTCGCAATAAGAGTGCATCGGAAAAACTAACTAGAGAGATGATAATGAAATTTTCTACCAGAGTTTCCTATCAG ATGGATGTTGTGAAGGTCCTCAACAGTGTAGATGGGCCTCAGTGGAAGACCTCCCTGTTTGGAAATCCAACTGATCCTGAAACTCTGAG GCGAAGGTGCATGGTTGTTGAAACTCTGGCTGAAAAGCATTTCGATTTAGCTTTTAGAATGCTTCATGAGTTTGATCTTCCAG TTGTGGATGTTTATGCCGGTGTAGCAGCATCCCTCGCAGAGAGGAAAAAAGGTGGCCAGTTAACGGAGTTCTTGAAAAACATAAGGGGAACCATAGAAGATGATGAATGGGATCAG GTTCTGGGTGCTGCTATAAATGTTTATGCTAACAAGCATAAAGAAAGGCCAGATCGACTTATTGATATGCTAATCAGCAATCACAG GAAAGTACTTGCTTGTGTTGTTTGCGGCCGTCTGAAAAGTGCATTCCAGATAGCCTCACGAAGTGGAAGTGTAGCTGATGTTCAATATGTTGCCCATCAG GCATTACATGCAAATGCATTGCCGGTTCTTGATATGTGCAAGCAATGGCTGGCCCAGTACATGTAA